A DNA window from Fragaria vesca subsp. vesca linkage group LG3, FraVesHawaii_1.0, whole genome shotgun sequence contains the following coding sequences:
- the LOC101291026 gene encoding uncharacterized protein LOC101291026 produces MGDYSLKCLFLAGLLVSTFALQLSEGRVARKDLGIDLGGVGVGIGLGGSGLGAGAGSGSGSGSGSSSESSSSSYSSSRSSSGSGSSGGGSEAGSSAGSYAGSRAGSGSRNQGHG; encoded by the coding sequence ATGGGTGATTACAGTTTGAAGTGCTTGTTCCTAGCTGGTTTGCTTGTTTCAACCTTTGCATTGCAACTTTCTGAAGGCCGAGTGGCAAGAAAAGACCTCGGGATAGACCTCGGAGGTGTTGGAGTTGGCATTGGTCTCGGTGGGAGTGGTTTAGGTGCCGGTGCAGGATCTGGGTCTGGGTCTGGATCCGGATCAAGTTCGGAGTCAAGTTCGAGCTCATATTCTTCCTCAAGGTCAAGTTCAGGGTCAGGATCATCGGGTGGAGGGTCTGAAGCTGGTTCTTCTGCTGGATCTTACGCTGGGTCTAGGGCTGGATCAGGCTCCAGGAATCAAGGCCATGGATAA
- the LOC101314442 gene encoding glycine cleavage system H protein, mitochondrial-like isoform 1, producing MASRLASRAASYLRIQVTHRGFASVVKDLNYANSHEWVKVDGKSATIGITDHAQDHLGDVVYVELPEVGVAVKQGEGFGAVESVKATSDVYSPVSGKVVEVNEELNSSPGLKTIQVSFTSVNHIVLYPLHFLYENLKLYKLCAIWSLESWCFFSLWTSPQYCWTSPQYCYTM from the exons ATGGCTTCAAGGTTGGCTTCAAGGGCGGCTTCATATCTCAGAATCCAAGTGACCCACAGAGGGTTTGCTTCTG TTGTGAAGGATCTCAACTATGCTAATTCTCACGAGTGGGTGAAGGTTGATGGAAAGTCTGCAACTATTGGCATAACTGATCATGCTCAAGATCATTTAGGTGATGTTGTGTATGTTGAGTTGCCAGAGGTCGGGGTTGCTGTGAAGCAGGGTGAAGGTTTTGGAGCAGTTGAAAGTGTCAAGGCAACCAGTGATGTCTACTCTCCTGTGTCGGGAAAAGTGGTTGAAGTCAATGAAGAGCTTAACAGCTCCCCTGGTTTG AAGACAATCCAAGTTAGTTTTACATCTGTAAATCACATCGTCTTATATCCTCTTCATTTTTTATATGAAAATCTAAAGTTGTACAAGTTATGTGCTATCTGGAGCCTTGAAAGTTGGTGCTTCTTCAGCTTATGGACCTCCCCACAATATTGTTGGACCTCCCCACAATATTGTTATACAATGTGA
- the LOC101315212 gene encoding proteasome subunit alpha type-2-A-like, whose protein sequence is MGDSQYSFSLTTFSPSGKLVQIEHALTAVGSGQTSLGIKASNGVVIATEKKLPSILVDEASVQKIQCLTPNIGVVYSGMGPDFRVLVRKSRKQAVQYHQLYKEPIPVTQLVRETAAVMQEFTQSGGVRPFGVSLLVAGFDDSGPQLFQVDPSGSYFSWKASAMGKNVSNAKTFLEKRYTDEIELEDAVHTAILTLKEGFEGQISGKNIEIGVIGEDKIFRVLSPAEIEDYLAEVE, encoded by the exons ATGGGTGATAGTCAGTACTCGTTTTCGCTCACCACTTTCAG TCCATCGGGGAAACTTGTGCAGATCGAGCACGCTTTGACGGCAGTCGGGTCGGGTCAGACCTCTTTGGGTATCAAAG CTTCCAATGGGGTTGTTATTGCCACCGAGAAGAAGCTACCTTCAATCTTGGTTGACGAAGCATCT GTTCAAAAGATACAGTGCTTGACACCAAATATTGGAGTTGTTTACAG TGGTATGGGTCCTGATTTTCGAGTCTTGGTTCGGAAAAGCAGGAAGCAGGCAGTACAGTATCATCAGTTATATAAG GAACCAATCCCTGTGACGCAACTTGTGAGGGAAACTGCTGCTGTGATGCAGGAGTTTACTCAATCTGG TGGTGTAAGGCCTTTTGGAGTATCTCTTCTGGTTGCCGGTTTCGATGACAGCGGTCCCCAACTATTCCAG GTCGATCCTTCAGGATCATATTTCTCGTGGAAAGCCTCTGCAATGGGAAAGAATGTCTCAAATGCAAAAACTTTTCTGGAGAAAAG GTACACTGATGAAATTGAGCTTGAAGATGCTGTGCACACGGCTATTTTGACTCTGAAGGAGGG ATTTGAAGGACAAATCTCAGGAAAGAACATTGAGATTGGAGTAATTGGAGAAGACAAGATATTCAG GGTGCTAAGCCCAGCAGAGATTGAAGATTATTTGGCTGAAGTGGAGTAG
- the LOC101314922 gene encoding mediator of RNA polymerase II transcription subunit 15a-like — MDNYDGNPSLGGEPAMDIGDWRCQLQADSRERIVNKIMETLKRHLPFSGQEGLAELKKIAVRFEGKIYAAATSQSDYLRTISLKMLTMESKSQNTVTSSLQSNSAWSSVMQPQVTNQGQLLSENIQSNIPHAGIQFSAGLSSAQAPTPALNMSALLSALPPSPGTDMPASNSGFHCPDWR, encoded by the exons ATGGATAACTACGATGGGAATCCTTCTCTGGGTGGAGAGCCTGCGATGGACATAGGAGATTGGAGGTGCCAATTGCAGGCAGATTCGCGGGAAAGAATTGTCAATAAGAT AATGGAGACATTGAAGAGGCATCTTCCTTTCTCTGGTCAAGAGGGGTTAGCTGAACTCAAGAAAATTGCTGTAAGGTTTGAGGGAAAGATTTATGCTGCTGCGACAAGTCAG TCGGATTATCTACGGACAATTTCTCTGAAGATGCTCACTATGGAGAGCAAGTCTCAGAATACAGTGACCAGTTCTTTACAATCCAACTCTGCTT GGTCTTCTGTTATGCAACCTCAAGTCACCAATCAAGGACAACTCTTATCAGAAAACATTCAAAGCAACATTCCGCATGCTGGAATTCAATTTTCTGCTGGTTTATCATCTGCACAAGCTCCTACCCCAGCTCTGAATATGTCTGCCTTACTATCTGCACTACCCCCTTCCCCTGGTACAGATATGCCTGCCAGCAACTCTGGATTCCACTGCCCAGATTGGAGATAA
- the LOC101301374 gene encoding feruloyl CoA ortho-hydroxylase 1-like, whose translation MGSESQYQIPAIEFAMNSPEVNRGTDEWYHLCKKVREACENFGCFEIVYDKIPPQLRAEFFSASRKLFSLPLETKKKNINPNPYYGYLGPSVLAPLYEGFGFDETSDYESLRSFTEEIWSRDQLCTVLSMMKKLDELKDMINLIILDSYGLEESSNLIMVSKRLIRLMKYAAPPSGEYTMASPAHTDKNFGTILCDDQVSGLEVQIKVDEQWVKLSISPRSFVFVVGDSLMAWSNGRMHSVNHRVMMCGEKERYSLAAFAQPIEGSIIKAQKELVDEDYPQILNDFDYTDFCKFIGSEGRAIDTQKQVFAFAGIGN comes from the exons ATGGGTTCAGAATCTCAATACCAGATTCCGGCAATAGAATTCGCAATGAATTCGCCAGAAGTGAACCGAGGAACTGATGAGTGGTACCATCTGTGCAAGAAGGTTCGAGAGGCCTGTGAAAATTTTGGTTGCTTCGAAATTGTGTATGATAAGATACCTCCGCAGTTAAGAGCAGAATTCTTCTCTGCGTCAAGAAAACTTTTTAGCCTTCCACTTGAGACAAAAAAGAAGAACATTAATCCAAATCCTTACTACGGTTACCTTGGACCGAGTGTTCTTGCTCCCTTGTATGAAGGCTTTGGCTTTGATGAAACATCCGACTATGAATCCCTAAGAAGCTTCACAGAAGAAATATGGTCTCGTGACCAGCTTTG CACTGTCCTTTCTATGATGAAGAAGCTGGACGAGCTGAAAGATATGATTAACTTGATCATTCTTGATAGCTATGGTTTGGAAGAATCATCAAATTTGATAATGGTGTCTAAGAGGCTGATACGGTTAATGAAGTACGCGGCACCTCCATCAGGGGAGTACACGATGGCTTCTCCGGCTCACACAGACAAGAATTTTGGCACAATCCTATGCGATGATCAAGTTTCAGGTCTTGAAGTACAAATCAAGGTCGATGAACAATGGGTCAAGTTGTCTATATCTCCTCGCTCTTTCGTCTTTGTCGTTGGAGACTCCCTCATG GCATGGAGCAATGGCAGAATGCATTCTGTGAATCATCGGGTGATGATGTGCGGGGAAAAAGAACGATATTCCCTAGCAGCATTTGCACAACCAATAGAGGGTTCCATCATCAAAGCACAAAAGGAGCTAGTAGATGAAGACTACCCCCAAATTCTAAATGATTTCGATTATACCGACTTTTGCAAGTTCATTGGTTCAGAAGGAAGAGCCATCGACACACAAAAGCAAGTTTTCGCGTTTGCTGGAATTGGAAATTAA
- the LOC101314442 gene encoding glycine cleavage system H protein, mitochondrial-like isoform 2, whose translation MASRLASRAASYLRIQVTHRGFASVVKDLNYANSHEWVKVDGKSATIGITDHAQDHLGDVVYVELPEVGVAVKQGEGFGAVESVKATSDVYSPVSGKVVEVNEELNSSPGLVNSSPYEKGWIIKVEINDSGELKNLMDSDKYTKFCEEEDAH comes from the exons ATGGCTTCAAGGTTGGCTTCAAGGGCGGCTTCATATCTCAGAATCCAAGTGACCCACAGAGGGTTTGCTTCTG TTGTGAAGGATCTCAACTATGCTAATTCTCACGAGTGGGTGAAGGTTGATGGAAAGTCTGCAACTATTGGCATAACTGATCATGCTCAAGATCATTTAGGTGATGTTGTGTATGTTGAGTTGCCAGAGGTCGGGGTTGCTGTGAAGCAGGGTGAAGGTTTTGGAGCAGTTGAAAGTGTCAAGGCAACCAGTGATGTCTACTCTCCTGTGTCGGGAAAAGTGGTTGAAGTCAATGAAGAGCTTAACAGCTCCCCTGGTTTG GTTAACTCGAGCCCATATGAGAAGGGATGGATAATTAAAGTCGAGATAAATGATAGTGGAGAACTGAAGAATTTGATGGATTCTGACAAGTACACCAAGTTTTGTGAAGAAGAAGATGCACATTGA
- the LOC101302249 gene encoding chaperonin 60 subunit alpha 2, chloroplastic-like yields the protein MSVSLSSSQLFFYTPLFSLQSFSQKQRVGGFWRKPQALRSLEVRAGPKKISFGKECREGLQIGIDKLADAVSLTLGPKGRNVVLSESDKVRVINDGVTIVQSIELADTIENAGAMLIQEVASKMNNLAGDGTTTAVILTREMIRGGLLAVAFGANPISLKKGMEKTVTELLEVLKEKSLPVKGRKDIKAVASISAGNDEFIGNLIAEAIEKIGPDGVISIESSSSFETSVLVEEGLKFDKGYMSSHFITNQERSVVEFDKAKVLVTDQKISSVKEIVPLLEKITQLSIPLLIIAEDISKPVLETLVVNKMQGLLNVAVVKCPGFGERKKALLQDIALMTGADFLSGDFGFTLDSATSDQLGIARKVTITSNSTTIVADPSTKAEIQARILQIKKDLAETENANLSRKLSERIAKLCGGIAVIKVGAHTEVELEDRKLRIEDAKNATFAAMEEGVVPGGGATYVHLSESIPVIKNSMEDSDEQFGADIIAKALLAPAKSIATNAGDDGEVVVEKTKDCDWRIGYNAMTGRYEDLPDAGVLDPCRVSRCALQIAVSIAGVVLTTQAVLVEKTKTKKPAIPSVPGITP from the exons ATGTCTGTCTCTCTGTCTTCCTCTCAGCTCTTCTTTTACACACCTCTCTTCTCT CTGCAGAGCTTTTCTCAGAAACAAAGAGTAGGTGGGTTTTGGAGAAAGCCACAAGCTTTGAGGAGCCTTGAGGTGAGAGCAGGCCCAAAGAAGATATCTTTTGGTAAAGAATGCAGGGAGGGATTGCAAATTGGGATAGATAAGCTTGCTGATGCTGTTTCTCTTACATTAGGACCTAAAG GACGTAATGTTGTTCTTTCTGAGTCTGATAAAGTGAGAGTGATTAATGATGGGGTGACAATTGTTCAGTCCATAGAGCTAGCAGATACAATTGAGAACGCGGGAGCAATGCTAATCCAAGAG GTTGCAAGTAAAATGAATAATTTGGCCGGTGATGGTACTACCACTGCAGTTATTTTGACACGAGAAATGATCAGAGGTGGATTATTAGCAGTAGCTTTTGGGGCTAACCCTATTTCCTTGAAGAAAGGAATGGAGAAGACTGTTACTGAACTGCTCGAGGTTTTGAAGGAGAAAAGTCTTCCTGTGAAAGGAAGGAAGGATATTAAAG CTGTGGCTTCAATTTCTGCCGGAAATGATGAATTCATTGGGAACTTGATTGCAGAAGCTATAGAAAAGATTGGTCCTGATGGAGTGATCTCGATTGAGTCGTCCTCATCATTTGAAACGTCTGTTTTAGTCGAAGAAGGACTCAAG TTTGACAAGGGTTACATGTCCTCCCACTTCATTACTAATCAAGAAAGATCTGTTGTGGAGTTTGACAAGGCTAAGGTCCTGGTAACTGATCAAAAGATTTCATCTGTTAAAGAAATTGTTCCTTTGCTGGAAAAGATAACCCAATTGAGTATCCCGCTGCTAATCATTGCAGAGGATATCTCAAAGCCAGTGCTGGAAACACTGGTGGTGAATAAAATGCAGGGTTTACTTAATGTTGCTGTTGTTAAGTGCCCTGGATTTGGAGAGCGGAAGAAAGCTCTTTTGCAAGATATTGCACTGATGACAG GTGCTGATTTTCTCTCTGGAGATTTTGGTTTTACCCTTGACAGTGCAACATCAGATCAACTTGGAATTGCAAGAAAGGTGACAATAACAAGTAATTCAACAACCATAGTTGCTGACCCTTCTACCAAAGCAGAGATTCAGGCAAGAATATTGCAGATCAAGAAGGATCTAGCAGAAACTGAAAATGCAAACCTGTCGAGAAAGCTCTCTGAAAGAATTGCTAAACTCTGTGGTGGTATTGCTGTAATTAAG GTAGGAGCACATACTGAGGTGGAACTTGAAGATCGCAAACTCAGAATTGAGGATGCAAAGAATGCCACATTTGCTGCTATGGAGGAAGGGGTAGTGCCTGGTGGTGGTGCCACTTATGTACATCTGTCAGAATCGATTCCTGTCATAAAGAATTCTATGGAAGATTCGGATGAGCAGTTTGGTGCCGACATTATAGCCAAG GCTCTCCTTGCTCCTGCAAAATCAATTGCAACTAATGCTGGGGATGATGGAGAAGTAGTTGTGGAGAAGACAAAAGATTGTGATTGGAGAATTGGGTACAATGCCATGACTGGCAGGTATGAAGATCTTCCAGATGCAGGAGTTTTAGATCCTTGTCGAGTTTCAAGATGTGCCCTTCAAATTGCAGTCTCCATTGCTGGGGTGGTTCTCACTACTCAAGCTGTATTGGTGGAGAAAACCAAGACGAAAAAGCCAGCAATTCCTTCTGTTCCAGGGATAACTCCTTAG
- the LOC101290735 gene encoding proteasome subunit alpha type-5-like yields MFLTRTEYDRGVNTFSPEGRLFQVEYAIEAIKLGSTAIGLKTKEGVVLAVEKRITSPLLEPSSVEKIMEIDAHIGCAMSGLIADARTLVEHARVETQNHRFSYGEPMTVESTTQALCDLALRFGEGDEESMSRPFGVSLLIAGHDEHGPSLYYTDPSGTFWQCNAKAIGSGSEGADSSLQEQYSKDLTLKEAETIALSILKQVMEEKVTPNNVDIAKVSPTYHLYTPSEVEEVISRL; encoded by the exons ATGTTTCTCACAAG AACTGAGTATGACAGAGGAGTTAACACTTTCTCCCCGGAAGGGAGGCTGTTTCAAGTTGAATATGCCATTGAGGCTATTAAG CTGGGTTCAACTGCCATTGGGTTGAAGACAAAAGAAGGTGTTGTGCTTGCTGTGGAGAAGCGTATCACTTCGCCTTTGCTG GAACCCAGCAGTGTGGAGAAAATTATGGAAATTGATGCCCATATCGGATGTGCCATGAGTGGATTGATTGCTGATGCTCGTACACTTGTTGAACATGCACGAGTTGAAACTCAG AACCACAGGTTCTCCTATGGTGAACCAATGACTGTGGAGTCTACAACACAAGCTCTTTGTGATCTGGCGCTACGATTTGGTGAAGGTGATGAAGAGTCCATG TCTCGGCCATTTGGGGTTTCTCTTCTTATTGCAGGTCATGATGAGCATGGGCCCAGCTT GTACTACACTGATCCATCTGGCACATTTTGGCAATGCAATGCAAAAGCTATAGGGTCGGGTTCAGAAGGTGCAGACAGTTCTCTGCAAGAGCAATACAGCAAG GACTTGACTCTTAAAGAAGCCGAAACTATTGCTCTCTCCATTCTTAAGCAAGTCATGGAGGAAAAG GTGACTCCCAATAATGTTGATATTGCAAAGGTTTCTCCCACATACCATCTATATACCCCTTCTGAGGTGGAGGAGGTCATCAGTCGCCTGTGA
- the LOC101301663 gene encoding pentatricopeptide repeat-containing protein At2g35130-like, giving the protein MCYNDVDLLEPNHKLFGLKQQLAIINSPGLLTIERAISYIFIGPRSCKIDCRWKAKSSNGGAAEKRKPKLDTIYIDKRGKYRSFNHKKVSRKRCGSLRSRGWKYGSGFVDGIFPVMSPTAEQILDIVQNKADRVKIWEVLDTLPASHIIWDDIINVAVQLRLNKMWDSIILICEWILHKSSYKPDVICYNLLLDAYGQKSQHKDAESTYLELLEARCIPTEDTYALLIKAYCKSGLLDRAEATFGEMRKYGLPPSAIVFDAYINGLIKGGNPQKAEEIFQRMKRDQCEPSADTYTMLINIYGKARKSYMALKLFREMRSQKCKPNICTYTALINAFAREGHCEKAEEIFEQLQEAGLEPDVYAYNALMEAYSRAGYPYGAAEIFSLMQHMGCEPDRASYNIMVDAYGRGGLHEDAQAAFEEMKRLGITPTIKSHMLLLSAYSKAGNVAKCEEIVNQMQESGLALDTFVINSMLNLYGRLGQLEKMEEVLTALEKGPYAADISTYNILINIYGRAGFFDKMEELFQSLPLKKLKPDVVTWTSRLGAYSKKKLYTRCLEIFEEMIDAGCYPDGGTAKVLLASCSSKDQTQQVSTVIRTMHKDVRTVLPI; this is encoded by the exons ATGTGTTACAATGATGTTGATCTTTTGGAACCAAATCACAAACTTTTTGGGTTAAAGCAGCAGCTGGCCATCATTAATAGCCCTGGATT GTTGACTATTGAGCGTGCCATTAGCTACATTTTCATTGGACCAAGAAGCTGCAAGATTGATTGCAGATGGAAAGCCAAGAGTTCAAATGGTGGAGCTGCTGAAAAGAGAAAGCCTAAGCTTGACACCATCTACATTGACAAACGCGGGAAATACAGAAGCTTCAACCACAAGAAAGTGTCTAGGAAACGAT GTGGTTCTCTAAGGAGCCGAGGATGGAAGTATGGATCCGGATTTGTTGATGGAATTTTCCCAGTGATGAGCCCCACTGCTGAGCAGATTCTGGACATTGTACAGAACAAAGCTGATAGAGTCAAAATTTGGGAAGTTCTTGACACTCTTCCAGCCTCTCATATCATATGGGATGACATCATTAATGTAGCTGTTCAACTTCGTCTCAATAAAATGTGGGATTCCATAATTTTG ATATGTGAGTGGATCTTGCACAAGAGCTCCTACAAGCCAGATGTAATCTGCTACAATTTACTGCTTGATGCTTATGGGCAGAAATCACAGCATAAAGATGCAGAATCCACATATTTAGAACTTCTTGAAGCTCGATGCATTCCCACCGAGGACACTTATGCCCTTCTTATAAAGGCCTACTGCAAGTCTGGATTGCTTGATAGGGCTGAAGCCACTTTTGGTGAAATGCGAAAGTATGGTCTTCCTCCAA GTGCAATTGTGTTCGATGCTTATATTAATGGGTTGATAAAAGGAGGAAACCCACAAAAAGCAGAAGAGATCTTTCAGAGGATGAAAAGAGATCAATGTGAACCTTCTGCTGACACTTATACTATGTTAATCAATATATATGGGAAG GCAAGAAAATCCTATATGGCTCTAAAACTGTTCCGTGAAATGAGAAGTCAGAAATGTAAACCGAACATATGCACATATACTGCTTTGATAAATGCATTTGCTAGGGAAGGACATTGTGAGAAAGCAGAAGAAATATTTGAGCAGCTACAAGAGGCAGGGCTTGAGCCTGATGTATATGCTTATAACGCCCTTATGGAAGCCTACAG TCGAGCAGGATATCCTTATGGAGCTGCAGAAATTTTCTCTTTGATGCAACACATGGGATGTGAACCAGATAGAGCTTCATATAATATCATGGTAGATGCATATGGTAGAGGTGGTCTGCATGAAG ACGCGCAAGCGGCATTTGAAGAGATGAAGCGATTAGGCATAACCCCAACAATCAAATCCCACATGCTACTTTTATCCGCGTACTCCAAAGCTGGGAATGTAGCTAAGTGTGAAGAAATTGTGAACCAGATGCAAGAATCTGGTTTGGCACTAGACACATTTGTGATTAACAGTATGCTAAACCTGTATGGCCGGTTAGGACAGCTAGAAAAAATGGAGGAAGTTTTGACTGCCCTGGAAAAAGGACCATATGCAGCTGATATCAGTACATACAATATCTTGATCAACATATATGGAAGGGCAGGATTTTTTGACAAGATGGAAGAGCTCTTTCAATCACTTCCATTAAAAAAGTTAAAACCTGATGTTGTGACATGGACTTCTCGTCTTGGAGCCTACTCTAAGAAGAAACTATACACAAGATGCTTGGAAATCTTTGAAGAAATGATTGATGCCGGTTGCTATCCAGATGGCGGAACTGCCAAAGTACTTCTTGCTTCCTGCTCAAGCAAAGATCAAACCCAGCAGGTTAGTACTGTTATTAGAACAATGCACAAGGATGTGAGGACTGTCTTACCTATCTGA
- the LOC101301954 gene encoding F-box protein SKIP23-like: MGRRNGPKRQKKFLENWGSLPSELLDSILESLPSIFDYIQFSLVCKHWRKVALNQKEQRLRSCHKQLAPLLLLNSTKNSNQTRALYSVTQGKVVHRFNLPNHRYDEDTWLCGSSHGWLAYADASFMVTLVNPFTRGTIRLPQVMEVVKSSRPECNSEFQISKVVLSANPSLFPNDYEVLVIFENDDGVTKELAHFKSGDNSWTRSDRRMIEGLDIIDATYYKGRFVALTGFDSDPDHGVSKVHPSIECISHPHELFLQKTSFLVKSTCEDLLLVNTSLDMGRCFGGTRIFKLGRSCGPQWVKMESFGTDALFLDNMNAICVSASYSGCHPNSIYLLEGVVNLSSGEETWFKRPITWGTRSITWIAPTMAFSI; encoded by the coding sequence ATGGGAAGGAGGAATGGACCTAAAAGACAAAAGAAATTCCTCGAAAATTGGGGTTCCCTTCCAAGTGAGCTTCTTGATTCGATACTCGAAAGCTTGCCATCCATCTTCGACTACATCCAGTTCAGTTTGGTTTGCAAGCATTGGCGAAAGGTTGCGTTAAATCAGAAGGAGCAGCGTCTCAGATCTTGTCACAAACAGCTAGCTCCATTGCTGTTGCTTAATTCAACCAAGAACAGCAACCAAACGCGTGCCTTGTACAGTGTCACACAAGGTAAGGTTGTTCATAGATTTAATCTCCCTAATCATCGTTACGACGAGGATACCTGGTTGTGTGGTTCTTCCCATGGTTGGTTGGCTTATGCCGACGCCAGTTTCATGGTGACCCTAGTAAACCCTTTCACCAGAGGCACCATTAGGCTTCCACAAGTCATGGAAGTTGTGAAGTCCTCCAGACCAGAATGCAACTCGGAGTTTCAGATCAGTAAAGTTGTATTGTCTGCTAACCCTAGTTTGTTTCCTAATGACTATGAAGTTCTTGTTATCTTTGAGAATGATGATGGGGTTACCAAGGAACTAGCCCATTTTAAGTCCGGGGACAATTCCTGGACTCGCTCCGATAGAAGAATGATCGAGGGACTTGATATTATTGATGCAACTTATTACAAAGGCCGGTTTGTAGCTCTAACTGGTTTCGATTCTGATCCCGACCATGGTGTTAGTAAGGTTCATCCAAGCATAGAATGCATCTCACACCCACACGAACTTTTCCTTCAGAAGACGTCATTTCTTGTGAAATCGACCTGTGAGGATCTACTGCTCGTAAATACAAGTTTAGATATGGGAAGGTGTTTCGGCGGCACCAGGATTTTCAAGTTGGGAAGGTCATGCGGACCCCAATGGGTAAAGATGGAGAGTTTTGGGACTGATGCTTTGTTTCTGGATAACATGAATGCCATTTGCGTTTCTGCTTCATACTCGGGGTGTCATCCAAATTCGATATACCTATTGGAAGGTGTTGTCAACTTAAGTAGCGGAGAGGAGACGTGGTTTAAACGACCAATAACATGGGGGACAAGATCAATAACATGGATCGCACCCACTATGGCGTTTTCCATATGA